The window CTGTTTTCTGTGGCTGTGTAACAAAGTACCCTAAAACCCAGCGGCTCCAAACACCAGTAAATGTCTGGGGAATCCGGAGCCGGGGCGGCTTAGCGGGGCGCTGCTGATGCGCGATCTTAACAGGTTACAGCTGAGGCGCCATCAAGGGTTATAGGATTTGGGGGTGGATGATCCACTCCTGAGCTGGCTCACATGGCTGACTTAGCCATCCCCAGAGAGGGCAGTGGCCCCCCGGTCTCACAGCTAGGAGGGAGCAGAACCCGGAGTTGAACCTGGGTGCAGAGAAGTTAGAATTCCAACAGTCACTCTCAGCATCCATCCCCACTTCACCCCAAGTCCGTTCCCCTCCAGGGAGAGCCCCCTACTTCGGCGGGAAAATTCGGTGGATTCCAGAACCGTCTCGGAACCAGGTGAGCAGGTGGCGGAAGGGTGGTGACTCTTGAGCATCCCTCTGGTTTTTCTGATCCCAGCCAGTGAGGCTGTGCCAGGCAGGGCTACAGAGGCTGTTATGGGCCCAAGAGGTCAGTGACAGCTccctggggaggatggggggctgggtgacAGCACCGCGGGGCAGGGAGGCCATCAGGCAGCGGTGTAGCAGCTGGACCAGTCCGTGGGCTTGGGAAAGAGACTGCTGTTCCCTTTCAGACTCCCCGAGGCAAAGCAGCTATGACATCTACAGGGTGTCCAGCAGCCAGAGCGTGGAGGACCGTGGGTATGTCCCCCAGAAAGACAGCCCGCCGGCCCGAGGCCCGCACATCCCGGGGCCGCCTCCCTAGCACACAGTCCTGCCTTCCGGCACCAGGGTGCTGATGCGGCCGCCATGTGGGGCtgtttgggaaactgaggcccggagggggtgggggctctcCCAAGGACGCCCAgcacgccccctccccgccccctccggcCTGACCCCGCCTCTGCCTCGCCTCCCAGGTACAGCCCCGACTCCAGGGTGGTCCGCTTCCCCAAGGGCACCACCATCGGGCTGCGGCTGGCCGGCGGCAACGACGTGGGCATCTTCGTGTCGGGGGTGCAGGAGGGCAGCCCGGCCGACGGGCAGGGCATCCAGGAGGGAGATCAGATTCTGCAGGTGACCCGGGGCAGCGGGCGGTGGGTGTGGTACCCGAGTCTTCCCTGCCTGCGTTCCTCCCCTGTGCCCACCCCGAGGGCTGCCCACCGCCACCACGGGCATTTGCACATTTTGACGCCTCTCCCTGCCTGCGTCATGACCTTGTTGGCTGGATCACGACCTTGCTGACTGGGGCACGGCTTGTCTGGGTCACGACCTTGTCCGTGTCACATCCTGGTTATCGGTGTCATGACCTCGTTGCCCAAGTGATGACCTTGTCCGGGACTCGTGCTTGTTATCAGTGTCAGCATCATAATCTTGTCGCTCGTGTCCCGGCTGCGCCCACCGTGTCCTGACCGCGTCGTCTGGGCCACGGCCTCGGCCGGGTCGTGCCTTCCCGGCGAGTCTTGCCTCCCTCCACAACCGGCACCTCCTTAGACTCCTTCTACAATCTCACCCATGTTCAGTCTCCTCCCTGTTCCGACCCCCTCGCCCCTGCAAGCGCGGCACCATGTCTCGTCCCCGCCATCCTCCTCCCGGGGCTGTGCCCCATCTCGTGCCCCCCTCCTGGCAGGTGAATGACGTGCCATTCCGGAACCTGACGCGGGAGGAGGCCGTGCAGTTCCTGCTGGGGCTGCCACCGGGCGAGGACGTGGAGCTGGTAACACAGCGGAAGCAGGACAGTGAGTGTGTGTGGCCAGGAGGGCCGGGGCCCGGCGGCGGCCTGGGTGCTCACGGAGCCTCCCCTGTCCGCAGTCTTCCGGAAAATGGTGCAGTCCCGGGTGGGCGACTCCTTCTACATCCGCACGCACTTCGAGCTGGAGGCCAGTCCGCCATCGGGCCTGGGCTTCACCCGCGGAGACGTCTTCCACGTGCTGGACACGCTGTGCCCCGGCCCTGGGCAGAGCCGCGCCCGCGGGGGCCACTGGCTGGCTGTGCGCATGGGCCGCGACCTCCGGGAGCAGGAGCGGGGCATCATCCCCAACCAGAGCAGGTGGGCCGCCCCTCGGCCGCGGCTTCCCCGCCGGAGACGGGCACGGCCTCGCTGCCCACCGTCTCTGGGCTGCTTTTCTGCCGCCCTCGGTGACCAGTCCCCTGCCTTCTCCCTAGGGCGGAGCAGCTGGCCAGTCTGGAGGCGGCCCAGCGCGCCGTGGGGGCCGGGCCGGGTGCCTCGGCGGGCTCCAGCGCGCGGGCCGAGTTCTGGCGGCTGCGGGGCCTTCGGCGTGGGGCCAAGAAGACCACCCATCAGAGCCGCGAGGACCTGTCCGCTCTGACCAGGCAGGGTCACTACCCGCCGTATGAACGCGTGGTGCTTCGAGAGGGTGAGTCCCTGGGGTGAGTCCCTGGGGTGCTTCGAGAGGGTGAGTCCCTGGGGAGCCCGCCACCCCAGGCTGGGGAGGCTCGTAAGATTGTTGGAAGTTCTGGGCCAAGTGTTCAGCCACATCAGCCTTCAGAAGCCCCCATCCTTACCTCTCTTCTCCCACCAAAAATACCCATTTTTGGTTATTGTAGGGTGCCGAAGTAAGGAAACAGGAAagggcttctttccttaaaaattaatttctatttccaatTGAAATGTGCAAACGACGTATAGAATCTcgaaaaagaaatggttaaagataatataaataatttatcttgTTAATGTAGccaaagtattattttaatagataatCCAATTATAAGTTGTCAGTGAGATATTCCgcatccttttttgtgtgtgcactGTGTTCGaagaaatctggtgtgtattttgcACTCAAAGTGCATCTTAGTTCAGACgagccacattttattttatttttttttaagattttatttacttatctgacagagagagagagagagagggagagagcaagcacaagcgggggcgggggtggcaggcagagggacagagagaagcaggctctgcactgagcagggagcccgatgcggggcttgatcctaggaccctgagatcatgacctgagccgaaggagccacccaggcgccctgttgagccacattttaagtgctccaTCGCCCCCCATGGCACCAGACAGCACAGCGAGAAGGGGCTGTACATTCAGTGGGTGCTGCTGGTGCTAAACAGACACCCTTTAAAATACACCCATACTGTGAACAGGTGTTAGACCTAAACCTGCACACGCGTGTTCACAGCAGTGTGATTCACAACAGcccaaatgtggaaacaacccaaatgctcatcaacagatgaagggatatAACATACAGGAGCGTCCCTAGGCCACAAATGGGAGTGAGGCGCCCACACGTGCGGCCCCAGGGACGGACCCCGagcccacgacgctcagggagggaaccagacacagaaggccacacggggtgtgagtccaTATGTGTGACACGTCCAGAACACGCTCATCcacggacgggaagggggctcgtgggggccgggcgctgggggaggggacaagggGGTGACTTCTGATGGGGACAAATTTCTTTTCAGGGTGATGAGAATATTCTGAAACTAGGGGTGGTGGCTGCACAgctctgtgaatgtactaaatgccactgaattgtaccccttaaaatatacagtgaaatagtaaattttgttatgtatatatatatatattttaaagattttatttatttatttgagggagagaatgagatagagagagagagcatgagatgggggacggtcagagggagaagcagactccctgctcagcagggagcccgatgtggggctcgatcccgggactccaggatcatgacccgagccaaaggcagttgcccaaccaactgagccacccaggcgccccttgttatgtatatttttaacaattaattttaaaaagctaaaaatcttaagaaattaatcaaatatttataaatacacacaaaagCAGCACATAGATCATAGATCCTCTGAGCACTGGGCTGGTGGGAAGACGGCCCCATCCAGATTACCAGAAGGGAAGCAAGCTCTCGCCCACGGCCTCGGGGGAGAAAGAATCGCGGCAGGTGCagaggcctttaaaaaaaaaaaaaaaacctgctggaGGGATGGGATTGGGCTGAGCTGCTCCAAAGTTGCCTCTCCAACatccaggagaggagaaagacttattttttattttttgagacagacttaaaaataaaaggccgCCAACTTAATTTTGACCAAAGAATGTTTAGAAATCTGAATGTATCGagcttttgagagagagaggcctggagTTCAGGAGAGGAGAACAAGAGCAGATatcccctttcctcctgccctctgcGCCCGTTTCCTCATGGCTAAAATGGTGTGTCCATCCAACACTAAACTGTTTTAGTCTTTGTGGGCCAGGTAGTTTCTTTCAGAAGGACTCAGCTCTGCGGGAAGGCAGCCAGAGACAGTACGTAAAAGAGTGGatgtgactgtgttccaataaaactttatttataaaacaggcagtgggccagatgTGGCCCCCGGGTTGTAGTTTGCTGACCACTGAGTTGGCTGGTTCAGCTGCTCTAACGGACCCCATGTGACACCTGCAGACACAGACAAGACGCCTTTTTTAAGTAACAGCCAAGGGTGGTCCCCTCCCATCTTGTTTTTCTGCCTTACTGTGGTCCAAGATGGCACGCCAACACCCACATTCCAGCCAGGGGCAAGGGGCAAGAAGATGAAGAGGGATCCTACCTTTCCTGGAGGATACAAGCAGAACCGCACGCATCAACTCTGCTTGTACCCCATTGGCCAGGACTAGTCACATGGCTGTCCTTGCCTGCAGGGGACGCTGGGAGATGTAGTCTTTAGCTGGGCAGCCATGGGCCTGGTTAGATCTAGCAGTCTTTGCTGCAAATGGGACCTTGATTGTTGCCGTTTCTCTGCCCCTCAGCCAGCTTCAAGCGCCCGGTGGTGATCCTGGGGCCCGTGGCAGACATTGCGATGCAGAAGTTGACTGCTGAGATGCCTGACCAGTTCGAAATCGCAGGTGAGAACCCAGGTCTTtgttggcgggggcggggggagtcatTTGACAACCCTTTCCCCACCTCTGGGGCCAAAGCAGCTTGATGACCAGGCTGCCGCTGCTGCTGTTTGTGGGGAGAGTTAGAACAGCCTGTGGAAACATGAGGCTCATGAGTCACCAGCACCCCTCTAATGCCGGGGGCCAGATGTCCTGAATTGGTCTTGGCACTCTTAATCTGGATAGAGCCTCAGAATCCGTCTTAACACACCTCGCCAGGCAGCCAACGTGCTACCCGTTCCTTTGTTTGTTGAAGAGATATTTATTGAGCTACAGACACAGCACTGAACAAGATGATTGCCCTGAGGAGACCCCAAATTAGCCACTACAGAAACAAGCTGGAGTAGGGGGTCAGCAAATGAAAGCTcctgggccaaatctggcccatcaGCTAAGTTTTTATACAGCCTGCTAACTAAGAATGgtatttacacttttttttaaagatctatttatttttatatatatatagagagagtgtgtgtgtgtgtgcacacgcgagagtggggaggggcagagggtgagagagaaaatcctccagcagactccccgctgagcgcggagctccatgcggggctcgatctcacaacccccagatcacaacctgagccaaaatcacaagtcggacacttaacccactgagccacccaggcgccccgtagttACACGTTTTAAATGGTTGAAgagatgttaaaagaaaaattctgcgACACGTAAAAATGATAATGAACTTCCAATCTCGGCAcctacaaataaagttttattgggatacAG is drawn from Neomonachus schauinslandi unplaced genomic scaffold, ASM220157v2 HiC_scaffold_698, whole genome shotgun sequence and contains these coding sequences:
- the LOC123323759 gene encoding tight junction protein ZO-3-like, with the translated sequence MAVRFQVLDMEEMTIWEQHTATLCKDPRRGFGIAISGGRDRPSGSVVVSDVVPGGPAEGRLLTGDHIVMVNGVSMESVTSTFAIQILKTCTKLANITVKRPRKIQLPAAKGSPSGQGHQDSDEADHGQGYEGDTSSGSGRSWGERSRRPRAGRRSRAGSHGRRSPPGGSSEAKGLALVSGFKRLPRQDVRMKPVKSVLVRRRESEEFGVTLGSQIFIKHITDSGLAARNRGLQEGDLILQINGVSSENLSLSDTRRLIEKSEGKLTLLVLRDRGQFLVNIPPAVSDSDSSPPADISDLGSELSQAPPSHVPPPPQHVQHSLDASQTNSSEESPLLRRENSVDSRTVSEPGEQVAEGDCCSLSDSPRQSSYDIYRVSSSQSVEDRGYSPDSRVVRFPKGTTIGLRLAGGNDVGIFVSGVQEGSPADGQGIQEGDQILQVNDVPFRNLTREEAVQFLLGLPPGEDVELVTQRKQDIFRKMVQSRVGDSFYIRTHFELEASPPSGLGFTRGDVFHVLDTLCPGPGQSRARGGHWLAVRMGRDLREQERGIIPNQSRAEQLASLEAAQRAVGAGPGASAGSSARAEFWRLRGLRRGAKKTTHQSREDLSALTRQGHYPPYERVVLREASFKRPVVILGPVADIAMQKLTAEMPDQFEIAGENPGLCWRGRGESFDNPFPTSGAKAA